The sequence TCATGAACCGATGGGAATCGTTGAAGAAGTCGGGCCGGCCGTAACAAAAGTTAAAAAAGGCGACAGGGTCATAATCCCATTCAATATTTCTTGTGGGGAATGTTATTATTGCCAACATGACATGGAAAGTCAATGCGACAATTCCAACCAAAACCCTGATATAGATACGGGCGGATATTTCGGATTTACAGAACGTTATGGCGACCACCCTGGTGGACAAGCAGAATTGATGCGTGTCCCATATGGTAATTTCCTTCCGTTTAAAATCCCGGAATCTTGCGAGTTGGAGGATGAATCCCTATTATTCCTTTCGGATGTTTTGCCAACAGCTTACTGGAGTGTTGAAAATGCGGGTGTTAAAAAAGGCGATACAGTCGCCGTTCTCGGCTCCGGGCCAATCGGTCTGATCACTCAAAAATTTGCATGGATGAAAGGAGCTAGCCGTGTCATTGCGGTTGACCCTGTGGAGTATCGACTTGAGCATGCGAAAAGAACCAATAACGTAGAAATCTACAATCCGGATGAAATTGATAATTTGGGATTATATCTCCGTGAACTTACAAGAGGCGGAGTAGATGTGGTCATTGACTGTGTTGGCATGGATGGAAAGATGAACGTGAGAGAGAAAGTGGAACAAAAACTTAAATTATCCGGTGGTACGACAAGTGCAATCGAAATCGGCATAGATGCTGTGAAAAAGTACGGTACGATTCAATTAACAGGTATATATGGGATGCAATACAATATGTTCCCGCTTGGAAATATGTTCGAACGCAACATTTCAGTGAAAATGGGCCAAGCCCCAGTCGTTCACTATATGCCAATGTTGTATGACATGATTGTGAAAGGAGACATTGACCCGACAGATATCATTACCCATAGAATGTCTCTTGATGATGCAAGCGAAGCTTATAAATTATTCCATGATTTTGAAGATAATAGCATTAAATTTGTCTTAAAACCATAAGAAAACTCTCCCATTACTTAATAAAAAACAGAGCGAATACTGCATTCATTCGCTCTGTTCTTTATTTTTTTAATCATATGCGTCACAGTGAAAATGAAACGCGAGAACCGTCCCCATGTTTCATTTATTGAAAAATGGGGAATTCCATTTACATAGATAAATAAATTCATTTTGGTTAAGGAGGAAGTTATTATGTCACAAAATATTTTGCCTATGGAGTCAACTACTAATGATTATGCTAGAAGTGGAGAAGGTAATTTAACGGAAGGTTCTGTGAGTGGAAGTTTGAATCCTACGATGAGTCGTTCTTCAAGTAGTAATAACAGTAAGCTAATGAAGGGAATGGTTATTGGCGGGATCGTTGGAGGACTTGTTGCGATGCTTGATTCCAATACAAGAAATACAGTCAAAGATAAAGCTTTAACGGTTAAAGATTCCTCAATGAACTTGATTACCGAGGTAAAGAATAACCCTTCTGAAGTTAAAGAACAAATGGTAGAGTCTTTCAAAGAGGCTTCTCAAGTAATGAAGGAAGCAATTAGTCATGCTCAGGATTTATACAATCAGTTAAATGAGAATTTAATTGGCAATGTCAGTGAAGTAAAGGATATAACGAATCAGACATTAAATACAGCCAAGGAAGCAAAAGGGGAGATTGCTGAGATTGGAACGAAGGTCAAAGAGGCAGGCTCCACGGTGATGGACAATCCTGTAGTAAATGCCGCGTCCCCGTCTGGATCAGCTTCAACAAAATAAAGAACCTGACAAGTAATTTTTATTTACAATCTATAAAATTTCTAAAACTGCATCGAATGGGATCCATTTGGTGCAGTTTTTAATTTTATAAACGATGTTTGAAAAAAAGTAGAAAGGGTATAAAACAATTAGATAACTTGTTTAGGAGATTAATAGTAAACAATACATGCGGACAGGAGAGAATGATAAATGAAAAAGAAAGTTCTTTTTATATCTGATCATGGGGATCCACTTGCAGGACTTGGAGGAAAGCAGTCAGGCGGACAAAATAATTATGTAAAACAACTTGCACTAGCCTTAGATGAATTGGGTTTAAGTGTAGATGTAGCGACTCATTGGAGTAATCCAAATGCACCTCAAGTAGAAGTGTTTGGCGAGAGTTGCCGTGTGATTCGAATTGCTGCTGGAAAAAAAGGGTATATGAATAAAAGCGAAATGTACAACATACTACCTGAATTTTATAGAGAAATGCAAAATATTATTCCATTAGATACATACGACGTTGTACACTCTCATTACTGGTTATCAGGCCTGCTTGGGCTTGTAATAAAAAATACTTATGACATTCCTCTCGTTCATACTTCACATTCATTAGCCATTGCTAAATATAGAGGTACAGGTAAAAAAGAAACGAAACGATTACATGCGGAAAAAGATATTCTAAGAAAAGCGGATGTCGTTATCGCTACTACAACAAATGAAAAAGATTTAATTAAAAGCTTTGCTGGCCCGCAAGCGAATGTGGTTGTATCTTCCATTGGGGTGGATCGAGATGTTTTCTATCCAAACAAACGGAAGAAAAATCAAAGTGTACCCGTGTTCTCTTTCGCTGGCCGTTTACAGGAAACAAAGGGAATTTTGACGCTGCTTAACGCTTTTAATAAATTGAATAATCGAATTAATCACGATATTAAATTAATTATCGCTGGTGGCGATAAAGAGGATGTAGACCTTGCTACTTTCAAGCCTAAGAAGAAGGAGTTACAAGAGGCTATACGTGGAATAGAGGATAAAGTGAAGTTTGTTGGACCTAAAACTCAAGAAGAACTTGCCGATCTTTTTAATACCTCCACTGCGGTCGTTGTGCCATCTTATTATGAATCATTCGGTATGGTTGCCGCAGAGGCACAAGCTTGCGGAACACCCGTTATTGCTTCTGGGGTTGGGGGATTGCAAAACGTAGTTTCCGATGGGTTTACAGGAATCCATGTCGAACCGAAAAATTCAGACCACATAGTTAAAGCGATGGCTTTATTAGCAAAGGATATCTATTTGGCAAAAGAGCTAGGCAAACAAGCAGCTGAATATTCCCGCAAAGCTTTTAATTGGGAGAAGATTGCAAAACAAATGAACATGACATATGAAGGGCTGATCACAACAAATGAAAAAGTATATGCTAGCTACTGATTTGGACGGAACTTTAGTAGGGGATGGAGATGCCTTAAAAGAATTACTGGAATTCTTTGAATCACTGCCCTATAAAGTAGACTTAGTTTATATTACAGGAAGACACTATGATTCTGCATTATCTCTTATTGACAGTGAACGATTGCCTATTCCTTCTATTTTAGTAACAGATGTAGGTACGAGTATTTATAGCGGTCGTGAATTATTACGAGACCCGAAGTGGGAGCAAAAGGTTAGGGAAAACTGGAACCCACATAGGATTCGAGAGATCGCGTTACAATTACCTGGAATTAGGCTTCAGACTTTACCGCATGAGCGTAGAGTATCCTTCTTCGTTAACGATAGTGAGGGCGCAAGCAATTTAAGGCAAAAGTTAAAAGAATCCGGTATTCCTCACACCTTCGTTTTTAGTTCAGGAAGAGATGTGGATGTATTGCCAGAAAGTGCAGGAAAAGGGAAAGCACTTCAATATATAGTAGAGGAATATGCTGGTGAAGAGGCAAATATCCTTGTTGCAGGAGATTCTGGCAATGATTTGGACATGCTTACACTTGGCTATCCAGCCGTAATCGTAGGAAATGCTCAAAAGGAACTTCTTGATGTAAAGAGTGATCATATATTCACTGCAACGAAAGCATGTGCAGGTGGGATTCAACAAGCTTGGGATCATTACTATGGAGCTAAGATATAACGATGTAGAAGCAGCACTGTTTCAATGATGAGTGGAAATGGTGCTTCTTCTTTCTTACATAAATGGCAGTCAAAAATACTCTATATCCCGTAGTGGATACAATTATTAGTCTGTCTACATTCAACTGATCAATCAGAAATAACCTCGCAAAAAGGAGTTCATTATGTTAGTAAATATTTTAATCATTTTTACCCTTCAACTTGTGTTTGTCCCTATTATGACACTGCGAACGATTTTTTTAGTCAAGAATATGAGTTTAGCAGCCTCATTACTTGGTGTAGTCGAAACGTTAATCTCGATCTTCAGCTTATCCATTATCTTTTCCGGTGATCAGAGTCTCCTTGAAAAGGTTGTTTATGCGGTGGGATTCGGTGTAGGGCTCTTCATAGGAACTCGCATTGAAAATAAATTAGCCATTGGATACACTACATTATATGTTAATTTATTAGAGGAAAATGAAGAGTTAGTTGAAGCGTTAAGAAACAAAGGTCTAGGCGTCACGATGTATGAAGGGAAAGGTCGTGACAGCAAAAGGTATCGATTAGAGATTTTGACAAGACGAAATGTTGAAACCGAAGTCATGGCTTTCATCGAACAATACGACCCAAAAGCCTTCATCATTTCATACGAACCCCGAAGATTTAAAGGTGGCTTCCTAGTCAAAGCAATGAAAAAGAACATGAGAAACACTTAATGAAACGGCGGGACGGTTCTCGCGTTTCAAAAAAACATTAGGTTCAGTTCGGTATTAGTTTTCCAAATTTCGATTTTTAAACAGTCAATAGCATAATAAAATAATCATGAAAAGTCAGGATCGTCCTGGCTTTTCTTTTGTGCAGAGGAGGACGTAAGAGGGACAGGTTCCATTACCCACTAATCAAATTCATCTGTGTGAACCCCCTTGTGGATTAAGAGGTTTCGGGAAGTGACAGGCGCAATTCCTGTAAATACTACCTATTCAAGTTATAATAATGGCAGGAGGCTGATTACATGAAAGCAATTCAAGTGTCACAGTTTGGCGGACCTGAAAAGTTATTTTATACGGATGTTGAGGATGTAAGACCAGGTAAGGGACAGGTATGTGTTCGTTTATATGCAGCGGGTGTGAATCCGGCTGATGCCTATACCTTAACAGGAACATATTCGACGATCCCACAGTTGCCTTATACGCCAGGGGTAGACGGAGCAGGGACTGTGGAAGCGGTTGGAGAGGAAGTCTCAAATGTACGTGTCGGTGATCGCGTATTTATCGCAACCTTAGATGGAAGTTACAGCACGGGCACATTTGCTCAAAAAGTAGTATGTGACCAAACGAACGTTCATCCATTACCAGATCATGTATCTTATGAACAAGGGGCGGCATTAGGAATACCAGCATTGACTGCCTATCGTGCATTATTTCAACGGGCAAACTTGAAACCTGGTCAAACCGTTCTTATTCATGGAGCGAGTGGCGGGGTTGGATTACAGGCAGTCCAAATGGCAAAAGCCCATGGTGCGAAAGTGATTGGAACAGCAAGTAAACCAGAAGGTAAGAAAATGGTTAAGGAAGCTGGCGCAGATGTTGTCATTGATCATGTGTCAGAAGCAACAATTAATGATGTGCTAGCCGTAACAGATGGCAAGGGACCTGATGTGATTATTGAATTTTCATCCCATGTTAATTTAGAAACAGATTTAAAGCTGATTTCACGTTTTGGTAAAATTATCATTATTGGAAATCGTGGTTCAATCGAAATAAATCCCCGACTTGCCATGCAAAAGGAATGTGATATTTTAGGAATGGCCCTCTGGAACGCACGACAAGATGAACGTGAACAAATCATTCACGGTGTAATAGATATGCTCTCAAGTGGTGCACTTCGTCCGATGATTGGCACATATTTTCCTTTACAACAAGCATCACAGGCCTTTGAACAGCTAGCAGAAGGGACTGGAAATGGTAAAATTGTTTTAAGTATTGACTAATGTGGGGCAGAGGGACATGTCCCTTGATCCACACAGGAAATGATGTATAAGGAAAAATACTTTTTCTTATACCTACTATAAAATCCCCCACTTAACTCAATTGGGAAACAATCGAATTACGAAAAAAAAAAGAAATGGCAAATGGACCGCTTTATCAAATACCAAAAGGTCATCCAATACAATCTCTAGATGAGAGAACTTGTGATTAAAAATTACAACTTACATAAAAAGTTATCAATAGGGTTTATTAAAGTTATAAGAAGCGGAAGATCATACGTTGATTGAATGAGTCGCTTAAAATATAATCGACAAAATATTTTTATGATTTATAGAACTTTTTATGAAAATCATTCGGACGGGGGAAATGAATTCTTTTCTTTGACAATCCCTATAATAAAATAATGAAAACGAATTCATTCCCTTAATGAGTGAAGAAGCGCATTTTGTCGCATAGCAGTATTAGAATTTTTAGATTTCCTGTTCTTGTCAAATCCTGTCGATGGCGCTATTATTATAGAGGATAGATGAAGGTAAGTGGCGCAGAAGATGTCGAAAAAGCGAGTGTCTTCATTGAAAACATAAGCATTATTTACCAAATAAAATAAATTTTTTGGAGGGAACCATTGATGTCGCAACATAACATTAGCCCAGAACAAATTGAAAAAGAACAGTTATACAAGGAAATGGGATTATCAGATGAAGAGTATCAACTAGCGAAAGATCTATTAAAACGTCTTCCGAACTATACGGAAACAGGCATTTTCTCTGCTATGTGGTCTGAGCATTGTAGCTACAAATCATCAAAACCATTACTTAGAAGGTTCCCTACGAAAGGAAGTCATGTTTTACAAGGACCTGGTGAAGGTGCCGGGGTTGTTGATATTGGAGATAATCAAGCTGTTGTTTTTAAAATTGAAAGTCATAATAGTCCATCGTTTGTCGAGCCTTTTGAAGGTTCAGCAACAGGTGTTGGAGGAATCTTGCGTGATGTCTTTTCAATGGGAGCGAAACCAATTGCATCCCTAAATTCATTACGTTTTGGAGATCTAGATAATGACCATACAAAAATGTTATTTTCCGAAGTGGTCCGTGGGATTGCAAGTTATGGAAATGTGGTTGATGTTCCAACGGTTGGTGGCGAGATCCAATTTGATGCACAATATGAAGAAAATCCATTAGTCAACGCAATGGTTGTTGGACTTGTTGATCATAACGATGTACAAAAAGGTCTTGCTGCTGGTGTAGGGAATGTCGTCATTTATGCCGGTGGGGATACAGGTAGAGACGGAGTTGGTGGTGCATCGTTTTCTTCAGATGTGGTCGAAGCTGGAAGCGAAGAGAATACATCTGCAGTTGCAATCGGTAATCCACAAATAGGTAAAAAATTAATGAATGCGTGCCTAGAAGTCATTCATTCGGATGCATTAGTTGGGATTCAAGATATGGGTGCGGCAGGATTAACATCATCTGGAAGTGAAATGGCTGCTAAAGCAGGTACGGGAATTGAGATGAACCTTGACCTTGTTCCACAGCGTGAAGAAGGGATGAATGCCTATGAAATCATGCTGTCTGAATCACAGGAGCGGATGTTATTAGTCGTGAAAAAAGGTCAAGAGCAAGAAATTCTTGATATTTTTGCGAAACATGAAGTAGATGCGGCCGTGATCGGTGAGGTTATCGAGGAAAAAATCTTCCGTATTAAGCAGCATGGGGAGATTGTCGCAGATATTCCTGTTGATATTTTAGCGGATGAAGCACCTGTCTATCATTTGCCAACAAAAGAAGCGGCATATTACCAAGAATTCCAAGCGATGGAAAATGAAGTTCCAGCAGTCGACGATCATGGTGCGATGTTAAGACAACTTTTACAACAGCCGACAATTGCTAGTAAGGAATGGGCATACAAGCAATATGACACAGAAGCACAAGGAAACACCATTGCGGGACCTGGATCTGATGCAGCTGTCGTGAAAATTGAAGGAACAGATAAAGCAATTGCGATTACGACAGACTGTAATTCTCGTTATATTTATTTGGATCCAAAAGTGGGCGGACAAATTGCCGTGGCTGAAGCAGCACGTAACCTTGTTTGTTCGGGTGCAAAACCACTTGCAATTACTGACGGCTTGAACTACGGAAACCCAAATGATCCAGAAGTATTTTGGCAAATGGCAGAGAGCATTGATGGAATCGGTGAGGCATGTCTTGCTCTTGAAACACCAGTTATTAGTGGAAATGTTTCCATGTATAATACATCAAAAGGTGAAGCGATTCTTCCAACACCGATCATTGGGATGGTTGGACTTATCGAAAATACAAAATATGTAACACCAAGCCACTTCCAAAATAATGGGGACCTTGTTTATTTAATTGGTGAAACACTCCCTGAATTCGGTGGCAGTGAATTACAAAATGTGATTGCTGGAAAATATTCAGGAAAAGCGCCAGCGATTGATTTACAAGTAGAGGCGAAACGTCAAAGCTCACTTGCGACTGCTATTAAAGAAGGTCTTGTTGTATCTGCACATGATTTATCTGAAGGCGGACTTGCAGTTGGCTTAGCGGAAAGTCTTTTTAAAGGACAAGGTCTAGGTGCCGAAGTGAACGTAACTGGAGACGCAACCGTAGCGTTATTCAGTGAATCACAATCAAGATTCCTAGTAACAGTAAAAGCAGAAAACAAAGAACAATTTGAGAATCTATGGACAGAAGCGGTCCAAATCGGTTCAGTCACGAACGACGGAAAACTAAAAGTGTCTGTAAACGGTGAAGCAGTGATTGAAGATACGGTTGATGAACTACAAAAACTATGGAGTGAAGCAATTCCTAAGTTAGTTGCAGCGAAGTAAATTCGTTCGAGGAAAATCGAAGTAAGAATGAAAGAGAATGTGTTAAATAACCTTTTGGTAGAGCACGGAACCCTGTGAATGGGCCGTGCTCTACCTATGAATCCATAGATACTCATCAGAAGGACAAAATTATTTAAATACAATGAAAAAAGAGAGAGGCAGGGTGATTCATATCCTGCCTTTTTGATGTGTTTGAATATTTTAGAGAAGTATAGCAAGCCCAAAAAGTGATTCGGGGAATGAAGCATTTAAAATTTTAAAATTGGTTTTTTTATTACGTAGAGAACGGATTTTGTTATATATCATTTAATTTGAATTTTCAAAAATCTAATTGACTTTAATTGCATCGGAATGTAAAATTATAGTTGGCTAAGGGGATGTATATTTCTGCAGAATATTCTATAAAAAGCTATAAAAATCCTGAGACTAAAATTTTAGTTAGGAATGAAAGATAGTAAGTATGTTAACTATAATGAATAACACTTGTTAATGGGAATTTTTTGCTTTAATTACAACTAACTTTATCGAAAATGGAGGTAGATATTAAGTTGGACAAAGGATTAAAGGTATTAAGTAAATCACCCTTACAAAAGTTGACGATTTTTGCTTCAGCATTGGCTTTACTATCTGGCTGTTCAGGAACAAAATTTACAGGATCCGAGGTAAAAGCAGAGACTGTAAAGACGACAGATAAAAATCAAACGAAAGGAACCAATTCACAAAATGGGGATTCTGAAAAGCCTAATATTGTTTATATTGTTTTAGATGATTCAGGGTTTTCAGATTTGGCAAGTTATGGATCTGAAATTAAAACCCCTAACTTAGACTCTTTAGCGGAAAATGGACTTCGCTACAATAACTCCCATGTGACGCCGGTTTGTTCACCGACCCGTGCGGCGTTATTGACTGGGAGAAATCCGCATGCTGTTGGGATGGCAACTGTCGCAAACTTTGATATGGGACCTGATTACCCAAATAAACGGGGGCGTATCAATCCGGAGGCAGGTACGACTGCCGAAGTATTGAAGGAAAACGGATATAATACATATGCACTTGGAAAATGGCATTTGTCTCCGTCCCATCATGCCACACCTGCAGGACCCTATGAAAACTGGCCGCTTGGAAAAGGGTTTGACCGTTTTTACGGTTTCCTTGAAGATTCTAGTGACCAATATAAACCCGAACTCGTCCGGGATAATAGTTTTATAGAAACACCTGATGATGAAAACTATCATTTTTCAGAGGATATCGTAAATCAGGCAAATCAATATGTTACAGATCAAGCCTCGATTGACCCTGATAAACCATTTTTCTTATATATGGCTTTCGGGGCCCAACATCAGCCTGTTCAAGTTCCAGAAAGTTATAAAAAACTGTACGAAGGCGTATATGATAAAGGCTGGGATGAAATTCGCAAAGAAAGATTTGAAAGACAAAAAGAACTGGGAATTATTCCAGAAAATACGGAGTTAGCCCCATTAAATCCTGGAGTGAAGCCTTGGGATGAATTGACGGAAGAGGAGAAAGAGACGTTTATTACTTTCCAGGAAACTTATGCAGGCTTTTTGACACATACAGATGAACAAATTGGCCGATTTGTAGAAAACTTAAAAGCTGTTGGTGAATTTGAAGATACGATGATTGTTTTTCTATCTGATAATGGAGCGAGCCCAATGGGGAAAGGAACTGGTTCCATCAATCATACATTAGCTTATAACGACATTCCCGAAAAATGGGATGATATTGTCAATCATGCAGATCAAATTGGAAGCAATCAAACAAAGTCTGAATTTCCGGCAGGTTGGGCACAAGTAAGTGGGACACCATTTAAGATGTTCAAATCGACAATGTATGCAGCAGGCATTAAATCGCCATTAATTGTGCATTATCCAAAAGGGATCCAAGCGAAAGGTGAAATTCGTAATCAATTTGTACATGCAATTGACATCACACCAACGGTTTATGATGTAGCAGGTATTGAGCTGCCAAAAAAGATTAATGGAGTTAAGCAAATGTCGTTACATGGTGAAAGTTTTGCCAACACATTCAATAGCGCGTCTAAACCGACTCGAACCACCCAATTCTATGAAAACAATGGGCAAAGAGCTATTTATCACGACGGTTGGAAAGCGATTGCTAAGCATGTACCAGGCACGCCTCATGAAAAGGATCAGTGGGAACTTTATCATGTAGCGAAAGATGCATCTGAAATGAATGATCTTGCAAAAGAAAATCCGAAGAAGTTAAAAGAACTGTTAAAACTATTTGACAAAGAAGCTAAAAAGTATAATGTGTTCCCAATGTCGGACGTTATGGGTGATGGGTTTTTAGCAATACCAGAGGATTCCTTGCGTGCACGAAACTCATTTACATTCTATCCTGGAATGTCACGTTTGCCGGAAGGAGCGTCACCATTTATTATTAACCGCTCTTATACGATTACATTGCCTGTTAATCGTGAAAGTACAAAGGATGAAGGGGTACTCGTGGCTCTAGGAAGCTCTGAAAGCGGCTATACGCTTTATATTAAAGATAATAAGTTAGTTTATGAGTATAATAGAGGAAATGAGGTTTACACCATTGTGTCTGATCAAACCGTTCCTGTAGGAGAGTCTATTCTTAACTATGAATTTGACCTGACTGGAACAAATGAGAATGGAACCCATCAAGGAATCGGCAGCCTTTATATTAATGATCAAAAGGTTGGGGAAGCCGTTATTCAAGAAACACATAAATTTAAACTAAGCTTCGAAGGGTTAGATATTGGCAGAGATACGAACTATCCTGTAAGCAAGGCATATGCTGACCAAGGGGACTTTGAGTTTACTGGAAAGATTCAAAAAGTAGACTATCAAATAAAGGAAGCGCAAGTTGTGAAAAATTAACAGGGGGTTAAGCCAGTGATGCTTACACATCACTGGCTTAACCTTTATACATAGAGAGGAAGTAGAAAATGGGAGAGACTGTCGTTAAAACAAACGGGTTCCATATGTTAGCTAAACCATCAGGACCAATCTGCAATCTCGATTGTCACTATTGTTTTTATACGGAAAAAGAAGGACTTTTTTCTGGTACGCCTTCATTTCGAATGTCAGATGAAACGCTCGAGAAATTCATCAAACAATATATTGAGGCGCAAGTTTCACACGAGATTCCATTTGTATGGCAAGGTGGAGAACCGACGTTAATGGGTCTAGATTTTTATAAAAAAGTGATTGCGTTTCAGCGTAAATATGGGAAAGGAAAGAAAATCACCAATTCATTGCAGACCAATGGTACGTTATTAACCGAGGAATGGTGTCAGTTTTTGGCTCAGCATGAATTTCTTGTTGGATTAAGCTTGGACGGTCCGGAGTGGATACATGATCACTTTCGTGTCGATCGTGGGGGAAAACCAACCTTCCATAAAGTATTAAAAGCATTGCATATGTTAAAAAAATATAAGGTTTCATTTAATATTTTGGCCTGTGTCACGAAATTCTCTTC is a genomic window of Niallia sp. XMNu-256 containing:
- a CDS encoding zinc-dependent alcohol dehydrogenase, producing the protein MKAVTYQGAKDVKVKEVENAKIEKADDIVVRITTTAICGSDLHIYRGALPTRKDYVIGHEPMGIVEEVGPAVTKVKKGDRVIIPFNISCGECYYCQHDMESQCDNSNQNPDIDTGGYFGFTERYGDHPGGQAELMRVPYGNFLPFKIPESCELEDESLLFLSDVLPTAYWSVENAGVKKGDTVAVLGSGPIGLITQKFAWMKGASRVIAVDPVEYRLEHAKRTNNVEIYNPDEIDNLGLYLRELTRGGVDVVIDCVGMDGKMNVREKVEQKLKLSGGTTSAIEIGIDAVKKYGTIQLTGIYGMQYNMFPLGNMFERNISVKMGQAPVVHYMPMLYDMIVKGDIDPTDIITHRMSLDDASEAYKLFHDFEDNSIKFVLKP
- a CDS encoding YtxH domain-containing protein, translated to MSQNILPMESTTNDYARSGEGNLTEGSVSGSLNPTMSRSSSSNNSKLMKGMVIGGIVGGLVAMLDSNTRNTVKDKALTVKDSSMNLITEVKNNPSEVKEQMVESFKEASQVMKEAISHAQDLYNQLNENLIGNVSEVKDITNQTLNTAKEAKGEIAEIGTKVKEAGSTVMDNPVVNAASPSGSASTK
- a CDS encoding DUF2179 domain-containing protein, yielding MLVNILIIFTLQLVFVPIMTLRTIFLVKNMSLAASLLGVVETLISIFSLSIIFSGDQSLLEKVVYAVGFGVGLFIGTRIENKLAIGYTTLYVNLLEENEELVEALRNKGLGVTMYEGKGRDSKRYRLEILTRRNVETEVMAFIEQYDPKAFIISYEPRRFKGGFLVKAMKKNMRNT
- a CDS encoding glycosyltransferase — translated: MKKKVLFISDHGDPLAGLGGKQSGGQNNYVKQLALALDELGLSVDVATHWSNPNAPQVEVFGESCRVIRIAAGKKGYMNKSEMYNILPEFYREMQNIIPLDTYDVVHSHYWLSGLLGLVIKNTYDIPLVHTSHSLAIAKYRGTGKKETKRLHAEKDILRKADVVIATTTNEKDLIKSFAGPQANVVVSSIGVDRDVFYPNKRKKNQSVPVFSFAGRLQETKGILTLLNAFNKLNNRINHDIKLIIAGGDKEDVDLATFKPKKKELQEAIRGIEDKVKFVGPKTQEELADLFNTSTAVVVPSYYESFGMVAAEAQACGTPVIASGVGGLQNVVSDGFTGIHVEPKNSDHIVKAMALLAKDIYLAKELGKQAAEYSRKAFNWEKIAKQMNMTYEGLITTNEKVYASY
- the purL gene encoding phosphoribosylformylglycinamidine synthase subunit PurL, whose translation is MSQHNISPEQIEKEQLYKEMGLSDEEYQLAKDLLKRLPNYTETGIFSAMWSEHCSYKSSKPLLRRFPTKGSHVLQGPGEGAGVVDIGDNQAVVFKIESHNSPSFVEPFEGSATGVGGILRDVFSMGAKPIASLNSLRFGDLDNDHTKMLFSEVVRGIASYGNVVDVPTVGGEIQFDAQYEENPLVNAMVVGLVDHNDVQKGLAAGVGNVVIYAGGDTGRDGVGGASFSSDVVEAGSEENTSAVAIGNPQIGKKLMNACLEVIHSDALVGIQDMGAAGLTSSGSEMAAKAGTGIEMNLDLVPQREEGMNAYEIMLSESQERMLLVVKKGQEQEILDIFAKHEVDAAVIGEVIEEKIFRIKQHGEIVADIPVDILADEAPVYHLPTKEAAYYQEFQAMENEVPAVDDHGAMLRQLLQQPTIASKEWAYKQYDTEAQGNTIAGPGSDAAVVKIEGTDKAIAITTDCNSRYIYLDPKVGGQIAVAEAARNLVCSGAKPLAITDGLNYGNPNDPEVFWQMAESIDGIGEACLALETPVISGNVSMYNTSKGEAILPTPIIGMVGLIENTKYVTPSHFQNNGDLVYLIGETLPEFGGSELQNVIAGKYSGKAPAIDLQVEAKRQSSLATAIKEGLVVSAHDLSEGGLAVGLAESLFKGQGLGAEVNVTGDATVALFSESQSRFLVTVKAENKEQFENLWTEAVQIGSVTNDGKLKVSVNGEAVIEDTVDELQKLWSEAIPKLVAAK
- a CDS encoding HAD-IIB family hydrolase, producing the protein MKKYMLATDLDGTLVGDGDALKELLEFFESLPYKVDLVYITGRHYDSALSLIDSERLPIPSILVTDVGTSIYSGRELLRDPKWEQKVRENWNPHRIREIALQLPGIRLQTLPHERRVSFFVNDSEGASNLRQKLKESGIPHTFVFSSGRDVDVLPESAGKGKALQYIVEEYAGEEANILVAGDSGNDLDMLTLGYPAVIVGNAQKELLDVKSDHIFTATKACAGGIQQAWDHYYGAKI
- a CDS encoding arylsulfatase, with the protein product MEVDIKLDKGLKVLSKSPLQKLTIFASALALLSGCSGTKFTGSEVKAETVKTTDKNQTKGTNSQNGDSEKPNIVYIVLDDSGFSDLASYGSEIKTPNLDSLAENGLRYNNSHVTPVCSPTRAALLTGRNPHAVGMATVANFDMGPDYPNKRGRINPEAGTTAEVLKENGYNTYALGKWHLSPSHHATPAGPYENWPLGKGFDRFYGFLEDSSDQYKPELVRDNSFIETPDDENYHFSEDIVNQANQYVTDQASIDPDKPFFLYMAFGAQHQPVQVPESYKKLYEGVYDKGWDEIRKERFERQKELGIIPENTELAPLNPGVKPWDELTEEEKETFITFQETYAGFLTHTDEQIGRFVENLKAVGEFEDTMIVFLSDNGASPMGKGTGSINHTLAYNDIPEKWDDIVNHADQIGSNQTKSEFPAGWAQVSGTPFKMFKSTMYAAGIKSPLIVHYPKGIQAKGEIRNQFVHAIDITPTVYDVAGIELPKKINGVKQMSLHGESFANTFNSASKPTRTTQFYENNGQRAIYHDGWKAIAKHVPGTPHEKDQWELYHVAKDASEMNDLAKENPKKLKELLKLFDKEAKKYNVFPMSDVMGDGFLAIPEDSLRARNSFTFYPGMSRLPEGASPFIINRSYTITLPVNRESTKDEGVLVALGSSESGYTLYIKDNKLVYEYNRGNEVYTIVSDQTVPVGESILNYEFDLTGTNENGTHQGIGSLYINDQKVGEAVIQETHKFKLSFEGLDIGRDTNYPVSKAYADQGDFEFTGKIQKVDYQIKEAQVVKN
- a CDS encoding NADPH:quinone reductase, giving the protein MKAIQVSQFGGPEKLFYTDVEDVRPGKGQVCVRLYAAGVNPADAYTLTGTYSTIPQLPYTPGVDGAGTVEAVGEEVSNVRVGDRVFIATLDGSYSTGTFAQKVVCDQTNVHPLPDHVSYEQGAALGIPALTAYRALFQRANLKPGQTVLIHGASGGVGLQAVQMAKAHGAKVIGTASKPEGKKMVKEAGADVVIDHVSEATINDVLAVTDGKGPDVIIEFSSHVNLETDLKLISRFGKIIIIGNRGSIEINPRLAMQKECDILGMALWNARQDEREQIIHGVIDMLSSGALRPMIGTYFPLQQASQAFEQLAEGTGNGKIVLSID